The Sorangiineae bacterium MSr11367 genome window below encodes:
- a CDS encoding protocatechuate 3,4-dioxygenase, whose product MSKKTGYRTSAHVLSRRQMIHRMGSTLAIAPFTRVLLGCEASDVADTRDANDARLATEWATGGTAAMQGPTPDPFAGGTGTPCILSCRDQLGPCYAPTRRLKDVSDGKPGLPVRLVFLVTDESCNPISGASLDIWHTSADGLYSGNRGAAGHESEWNLSICNPDRVAEAMRSSWFRGTQSSDANGRIYLDTCYPGWYTLRTIHIHGIVRIGNTESLTTQFYFDDALNDDIMKQPVYDERGPRGGRRNNEEGGTAMDPAYRFQTRQMADGSLLAWKQLIVRRSGTSSCRGG is encoded by the coding sequence ATGTCCAAGAAAACGGGATACCGCACGTCGGCGCACGTGCTTTCACGACGGCAGATGATTCACCGAATGGGTTCGACGCTTGCGATCGCACCGTTCACCAGGGTCTTGCTTGGATGTGAGGCATCGGACGTCGCCGACACGAGGGATGCAAACGACGCGCGCCTCGCGACCGAGTGGGCGACCGGAGGAACGGCGGCCATGCAAGGTCCGACACCGGATCCGTTCGCGGGTGGTACGGGCACCCCGTGCATCCTTTCATGTCGGGACCAGCTGGGACCTTGCTACGCGCCAACGCGCCGCCTCAAGGACGTGAGCGACGGGAAACCGGGGCTTCCGGTTCGCCTCGTTTTTCTCGTCACCGATGAATCGTGCAATCCCATTTCGGGTGCCAGCCTCGATATATGGCATACATCGGCCGACGGGCTCTATTCGGGCAACCGCGGCGCGGCGGGGCATGAAAGCGAGTGGAACTTGAGCATCTGCAATCCGGATCGGGTCGCGGAAGCGATGCGCAGCTCGTGGTTTCGCGGCACGCAGAGCAGCGATGCGAACGGGCGCATTTACCTCGATACCTGCTATCCCGGTTGGTACACGCTGCGGACGATTCATATTCACGGCATCGTCCGAATCGGCAACACCGAGTCTCTTACGACGCAGTTTTATTTCGATGATGCGCTCAATGACGACATCATGAAGCAGCCCGTCTACGATGAGCGAGGACCCCGCGGCGGCAGGCGGAACAACGAGGAAGGCGGCACCGCCATGGACCCGGCCTATCGGTTCCAGACTCGTCAGATGGCCGATGGATCCTTGTTGGCGTGGAAGCAGCTGATCGTTCGACGCTCGGGAACCTCTTCGTGCCGCGGGGGCTGA
- a CDS encoding ferritin-like domain-containing protein codes for MDLRQQEPPPQTESACSATVRSRVPHKECIGEQSVHARADAGVMANGCPAIDAVQDGCCNPAVEFAEISSDRCCYWFCTGSCCGRPFVVDGRERVATTEERRDWQKGRAVRSVASTLDAATRGALADAWARDALMEHASIASFARFTLQLLAVGAPAPFLQAAQRSALDEVNHARACFALASRFAGRAIGPGPLPMNHAVDDITLERAAASAAVEGCIGETTAAIVAQARLREARDLEVRAVLETIVRDETAHALLAWRFVTWAISVGGESTRKAVAAAIQSALASHDACARPSSNDAAPLREYGHISASETGALAECARRDILAPAFAALLRRA; via the coding sequence GTGGACCTCCGACAGCAAGAGCCGCCGCCGCAGACGGAGAGCGCCTGCTCCGCCACCGTTCGCTCGCGCGTCCCGCACAAAGAATGCATCGGGGAACAATCCGTCCACGCGCGCGCCGATGCCGGCGTCATGGCGAATGGTTGCCCGGCGATCGACGCCGTGCAAGATGGCTGCTGCAACCCCGCCGTCGAATTCGCGGAGATCAGCTCCGACCGCTGTTGCTACTGGTTCTGTACGGGATCGTGCTGCGGCCGCCCGTTCGTCGTCGACGGCCGCGAACGGGTCGCGACCACCGAAGAACGCCGCGATTGGCAAAAAGGACGCGCGGTGCGCAGCGTGGCCAGCACACTCGATGCCGCGACGCGGGGCGCGCTCGCCGACGCATGGGCACGCGATGCGCTCATGGAGCATGCATCCATTGCCTCCTTTGCGCGATTTACCCTGCAGCTGCTCGCGGTGGGCGCGCCCGCTCCGTTCCTGCAAGCGGCCCAGCGCTCCGCGCTCGACGAAGTGAACCACGCGCGCGCCTGCTTCGCACTGGCCTCGCGGTTCGCCGGGCGTGCCATCGGCCCTGGTCCCTTGCCGATGAACCACGCCGTGGACGACATCACCCTGGAACGTGCCGCCGCAAGCGCCGCCGTCGAAGGGTGCATCGGCGAAACCACGGCCGCCATCGTCGCCCAGGCGCGGCTCCGTGAGGCGCGCGACCTCGAGGTGCGCGCGGTGCTGGAAACCATCGTGCGCGATGAGACGGCGCACGCGCTATTGGCTTGGCGATTCGTGACGTGGGCCATTTCCGTCGGCGGGGAAAGCACCCGAAAGGCCGTTGCCGCCGCCATCCAGAGTGCACTCGCATCCCACGACGCGTGCGCTCGGCCATCCTCGAACGACGCGGCCCCCTTGCGCGAGTACGGCCACATTTCCGCCTCCGAAACGGGCGCGCTCGCCGAATGCGCACGCCGCGACATCCTCGCACCCGCATTTGCTGCGCTTCTACGTCGAGCCTAG
- a CDS encoding 2-isopropylmalate synthase, whose amino-acid sequence MNDKIVILDTTLRDGEQSAGVNFTLSDKLEIARALEAMRIDVIEAGFPAASAAEFANVKAVAKEVRGAAICALSRAVAEDVDAAGEALKGAASPRIHIFLNASDMQLEHQLRKKRDDVKALAEAMIRRARTHVADVEFSAMDATRADPDFLAEIVRAAIAAGARTINLPDTVGYILPHQLHAMMVDLRARVPELDAVCMSFHGQDDLGLSTANTLEAIRAGARQVELTVNGIGERAGNTALEEVVVALALHGPSLGVRVDVDTTKISALSQLVADRSGMPVAPNKALVGRNAFRHASGIHQNGVIKKRETFEWIDPKMVGNTRGTEIVLGKLSGRAGFLARVRALGIEVTASKEEETFARFQALADRQRVVEDAEVRAICLHGASASS is encoded by the coding sequence ATGAACGACAAGATTGTGATTCTGGATACGACATTGCGCGACGGCGAGCAGTCCGCCGGCGTCAATTTTACGCTGTCCGACAAGCTCGAGATTGCGCGCGCGCTCGAGGCCATGCGCATCGACGTGATCGAAGCGGGCTTCCCCGCGGCGAGCGCCGCCGAATTCGCCAATGTGAAGGCGGTGGCCAAAGAGGTACGTGGAGCCGCCATTTGCGCGCTTTCACGCGCGGTGGCCGAAGACGTCGATGCGGCGGGCGAGGCCTTGAAGGGGGCTGCATCGCCGCGCATCCACATCTTCTTGAACGCGAGCGACATGCAGCTCGAACATCAATTGCGCAAGAAGCGGGACGACGTGAAGGCGCTCGCCGAGGCCATGATTCGCCGCGCGCGAACGCACGTGGCCGACGTCGAGTTCTCCGCGATGGACGCCACGCGCGCCGATCCGGACTTTCTCGCGGAGATCGTCCGGGCCGCGATTGCGGCCGGCGCCAGGACCATCAACCTTCCCGACACCGTCGGCTACATCCTGCCTCACCAGCTCCACGCGATGATGGTCGACTTGCGCGCGCGCGTTCCCGAGCTCGACGCCGTGTGCATGAGTTTTCACGGCCAGGACGATCTGGGCCTCTCGACGGCGAACACCCTCGAGGCGATCCGAGCCGGGGCGCGCCAGGTGGAGCTGACCGTAAACGGTATTGGGGAGCGCGCGGGCAATACGGCGCTCGAAGAGGTGGTCGTCGCGCTGGCGCTCCACGGGCCATCGCTGGGGGTGCGCGTGGACGTCGACACCACGAAGATCTCGGCGCTCTCGCAACTCGTGGCCGATCGGAGCGGCATGCCGGTGGCGCCGAACAAAGCGCTGGTGGGCAGGAACGCGTTTCGCCACGCATCCGGAATTCACCAAAATGGGGTGATCAAGAAGCGTGAGACATTCGAATGGATTGATCCGAAGATGGTCGGCAATACGCGTGGAACGGAGATCGTGCTCGGGAAATTGTCGGGGCGCGCCGGATTCTTGGCGCGTGTGCGTGCGCTCGGCATCGAGGTCACCGCGAGCAAGGAAGAAGAGACCTTTGCCCGCTTTCAAGCGCTCGCCGATCGACAGCGCGTGGTCGAAGACGCCGAGGTACGGGCTATTTGCCTCCACGGCGCCTCCGCTTCAAGCTGA
- a CDS encoding DUF1801 domain-containing protein, whose product MKKVVPAANPDAYVAALSGWRRDRVVRLRTAVHSVAGLDERIKWGHIVCFSNGPLLLIRAEEARVLFGFWRGKRLRDIEPRLKPGGKYELATFDIREDTKIDFKRVPELVREAVALNARLGNPAERHEE is encoded by the coding sequence ATGAAGAAAGTCGTCCCGGCTGCGAATCCCGATGCTTACGTGGCGGCGCTATCGGGCTGGCGTCGCGATCGGGTCGTGCGTCTGCGCACTGCGGTGCATTCGGTCGCGGGGCTCGATGAGCGCATCAAGTGGGGACACATCGTTTGCTTCTCGAACGGTCCGCTGCTGTTGATCCGCGCCGAGGAGGCGCGCGTGTTGTTCGGATTCTGGCGCGGCAAACGCCTGCGTGACATCGAGCCGCGCTTGAAGCCGGGTGGCAAATACGAGCTGGCCACCTTCGACATCCGCGAGGACACGAAGATCGACTTCAAGCGGGTGCCGGAGTTGGTTCGGGAAGCGGTGGCGCTGAACGCGCGACTCGGCAACCCTGCCGAACGACACGAGGAGTGA
- a CDS encoding MarR family transcriptional regulator translates to MKADDAGRSRGRHDLGLLDGLVQLSFAVHAALGRVAERHELSLIQVRLLGILRDREPGMQELATYLNLDKSSITGLVTRAEGRGLVRRFTTPEDRRAVNVTLTPKGRELAQVFAKQLELELAVLVQDLSEADRRRLSTLASRVVLDDLHRRYPDGVLPPRTPS, encoded by the coding sequence ATGAAGGCGGATGACGCAGGACGATCGCGTGGCCGGCACGACTTGGGCTTGTTGGATGGCTTGGTGCAGCTCTCCTTCGCGGTGCATGCCGCGCTCGGGCGGGTCGCCGAGCGGCACGAGCTATCGCTCATCCAGGTGCGCCTGTTGGGGATCCTGCGCGACCGGGAGCCTGGCATGCAGGAGCTCGCCACCTATCTGAACCTCGACAAGTCCAGCATCACGGGGCTCGTGACCCGCGCGGAGGGTCGCGGGCTCGTTCGACGGTTCACCACGCCGGAGGACCGGCGCGCGGTGAATGTCACCCTGACCCCGAAAGGGCGGGAGCTCGCGCAGGTCTTTGCCAAGCAACTCGAACTGGAGCTCGCCGTCCTCGTACAGGACTTGAGTGAGGCGGATCGACGGCGCCTGTCCACCCTTGCAAGCCGCGTCGTCCTCGACGACCTGCACCGTCGTTACCCCGACGGGGTGCTCCCGCCGCGAACGCCGTCGTAG
- a CDS encoding FAD-dependent oxidoreductase, translated as MIVGAGAAGLTLAIELARRRVSFRLIEKLDEPFRGARGKGLQPRSLEVFEDLEILDRIAARGGMYPPQRLYRDDGSYADVPLGPASPPTAAEPYRQPLMVPQFATEAVMRERLAEWGGSPEFGHELRAFQQDTEGVNAVVAHAGKEETIRCRYLVGADGGRSFVRHALGVEFPGKTLGVRALVADVHVEGLDRDVWHRFNDARLDTQIAACPLAGTDMFQLQAPVALEGDVDLSAEGLTAIFLARTGRQDVVIRSVSWASVFTMNARLADRYQDGRVLLVGDAAHVHPPTGGQGLNTSVQDAYNLGWKLAAVVDGAPTTLLATYEEERRPIAAQVLGLSSALLEAAKRGSMHRGREVQQLDLGYPESSLALRTDEPHEAIRPGARAPDAPIRSAAGASRRLFDLFRGPHWTLLTYGNERESWIPPRPGLRVHTIAPRGTSAEFVDEGEHVRAAYGLAPGYGVLVRPDGYVGAVLHRRSMATLETYLAQVGCHLPYRPNCVVRSHNCL; from the coding sequence GTGATTGTCGGTGCCGGTGCAGCGGGATTGACGCTGGCCATCGAACTGGCGCGTCGCCGGGTCTCGTTCCGATTGATCGAGAAGCTGGACGAGCCCTTTCGAGGTGCACGCGGGAAAGGCCTTCAACCTCGCAGCCTCGAGGTGTTCGAAGACTTGGAAATCCTCGATCGAATCGCCGCACGGGGCGGCATGTACCCGCCCCAGCGTCTGTATCGCGACGATGGAAGCTACGCCGACGTTCCGCTCGGCCCCGCCTCGCCGCCGACGGCCGCCGAACCGTATCGACAGCCCTTGATGGTTCCTCAGTTCGCGACGGAAGCCGTGATGCGTGAGCGGCTCGCCGAATGGGGCGGCTCGCCCGAATTCGGTCACGAGCTCCGAGCGTTCCAGCAGGATACCGAGGGGGTGAACGCCGTGGTCGCGCACGCCGGCAAGGAAGAGACGATTCGATGCCGCTACCTCGTGGGGGCGGACGGCGGACGGAGCTTCGTTCGCCACGCCCTCGGCGTCGAATTCCCCGGCAAGACCCTTGGAGTTCGCGCGCTCGTGGCCGATGTCCACGTCGAAGGCCTGGACCGCGATGTGTGGCATCGATTCAACGACGCACGGCTCGATACGCAGATCGCGGCGTGCCCGCTGGCCGGAACCGACATGTTTCAGCTTCAGGCCCCCGTGGCGCTCGAGGGGGACGTGGACCTGTCCGCCGAAGGCCTCACGGCCATCTTCCTGGCACGCACGGGTCGGCAGGACGTCGTGATCCGCTCGGTGAGCTGGGCGTCCGTTTTCACGATGAATGCGCGGCTCGCCGATCGCTATCAGGATGGCCGGGTGCTCCTGGTGGGCGACGCGGCGCACGTCCACCCGCCCACGGGAGGTCAAGGTCTCAATACGAGCGTTCAGGATGCGTACAACCTTGGTTGGAAGCTTGCGGCCGTCGTCGACGGTGCACCGACGACGTTGCTCGCGACCTACGAGGAGGAGCGACGGCCCATCGCGGCGCAGGTGTTGGGGCTCTCGAGCGCGCTTCTCGAGGCCGCCAAGCGGGGCTCCATGCATCGCGGTCGCGAGGTGCAGCAACTCGACCTGGGCTACCCCGAGTCCTCGTTGGCGCTGCGCACCGACGAGCCGCACGAGGCCATTCGCCCCGGAGCGCGCGCGCCGGACGCGCCCATTCGCAGTGCGGCGGGGGCCTCGAGGCGTCTCTTCGATCTATTCCGCGGACCACATTGGACGTTGCTGACCTATGGCAACGAGCGAGAGTCCTGGATTCCGCCCCGCCCAGGCCTCCGCGTCCACACGATCGCACCGCGCGGGACGTCGGCCGAATTCGTGGACGAAGGGGAGCACGTTCGCGCAGCCTACGGTCTCGCGCCGGGGTACGGCGTGTTGGTCCGGCCCGATGGATACGTGGGCGCCGTTTTGCATCGACGGAGCATGGCCACGCTCGAAACGTACCTTGCGCAGGTCGGTTGCCACCTTCCATATCGACCGAATTGCGTCGTTCGTTCGCACAATTGTTTATGA
- a CDS encoding glycosyltransferase family 39 protein gives MATSIHPFLVSIVMRVFGSAPRRWGRHLPRLLATYRDDKRFGLLAVFIVFVAHAWRYFASEVAGQVHGDGFYSWIFVRSLAFDGDLDFSNDYAACGDPWGMGVDEGGGRPANPFYFGPAVLLAPVLFIVRHVIRLPAGAPASWHSGCTGPLIFYTGLLSIVAVTLVVYFGYRAARRFFDEGTCAIAVLVVGFASPLNVHGSFVWYYSHVWSALGVALTIFLTVRFWETPSLGWAAAAGAACGFAFLMRPVEILFACAFAAAMADHARRGGVRRMLRSTVARTLAFGGALLGVAALQFWVHFKLYGFPFIIPQGKLYVQLSHAHPFLLLFGARSGLLYWTPLMWFAVLGLPLLVRPKKSRFLFAGLVLVTCLHHYIASSALGWTGAATTGGRVQTSLAAPFLLSTAAFLTPCLRWLERREWTRSTGALVTVALLPWVLVTWGIPTAGVPYDRPVPAPDLYGTAVRGTTNTIYTSIGNPWTLPATILFALRYRASPAVFDTVATDGIFQKQYRSLAPMGPDTLSFASPPAAYFGDGYEKTDQGARITPGRRMRSLFALYWPWVTHIHLSFVAEGRPANVTLRTGSFFRRYDLGSVHVEKTTEVDLAVPKNAFDSGIDELLVETDARVTLKSIRFIDQGKRDTRVRAF, from the coding sequence ATGGCGACGTCCATTCACCCGTTCCTCGTATCCATCGTGATGCGGGTATTTGGCTCGGCGCCGCGCCGCTGGGGACGCCACCTGCCACGCCTTCTCGCGACCTATCGAGACGACAAGCGGTTCGGGCTCCTGGCGGTCTTCATCGTGTTCGTTGCCCACGCATGGCGCTATTTCGCCAGCGAGGTAGCCGGACAGGTGCACGGCGATGGCTTCTATTCCTGGATCTTCGTCCGCTCCCTGGCGTTCGACGGCGACCTCGATTTCAGCAACGATTACGCCGCGTGTGGCGATCCATGGGGAATGGGGGTCGACGAAGGAGGTGGGCGCCCTGCCAATCCGTTTTACTTCGGGCCCGCCGTCCTGCTGGCGCCCGTATTGTTCATCGTCCGACATGTCATTCGGCTACCGGCGGGAGCACCCGCGTCGTGGCATTCGGGCTGCACCGGCCCTTTGATCTTCTACACGGGGCTCCTCTCCATCGTTGCGGTAACGCTCGTCGTCTACTTTGGTTACCGGGCTGCGCGTCGCTTCTTCGATGAGGGTACGTGTGCCATCGCGGTTCTGGTGGTCGGGTTTGCGTCGCCGCTCAATGTCCACGGGTCGTTCGTCTGGTATTACTCGCATGTGTGGAGCGCCCTCGGCGTCGCGCTCACGATTTTTCTCACCGTGCGGTTTTGGGAGACACCATCCCTTGGGTGGGCAGCCGCCGCCGGTGCGGCCTGCGGCTTCGCCTTCCTGATGCGCCCCGTCGAGATCTTGTTTGCGTGCGCGTTCGCCGCTGCAATGGCCGATCACGCCCGGCGTGGTGGCGTCCGTCGCATGCTACGGAGCACCGTTGCGCGCACCCTGGCATTTGGCGGCGCGCTCCTCGGCGTCGCGGCCTTGCAGTTTTGGGTGCACTTCAAGCTGTACGGTTTTCCGTTCATCATTCCCCAAGGGAAGCTCTACGTGCAGCTCTCCCACGCACACCCGTTCCTCCTGCTGTTCGGGGCCCGTTCGGGTCTTCTGTATTGGACGCCGCTCATGTGGTTCGCCGTCCTCGGCTTGCCCCTCCTCGTCCGCCCGAAGAAATCGCGCTTTCTCTTCGCGGGGCTCGTCCTCGTGACGTGCCTTCATCATTACATTGCGTCGTCGGCGCTCGGGTGGACGGGGGCAGCGACCACGGGCGGACGCGTCCAAACATCGCTCGCGGCGCCGTTTCTTCTTTCGACCGCGGCATTCCTGACGCCGTGCCTGCGCTGGCTGGAGCGCCGTGAATGGACGCGGAGCACGGGAGCTCTCGTCACGGTCGCGTTGCTTCCATGGGTACTGGTCACCTGGGGCATTCCCACCGCAGGGGTCCCCTACGACCGCCCCGTTCCCGCCCCTGACCTTTACGGGACCGCCGTTCGCGGAACGACGAATACGATTTACACGTCGATAGGAAATCCGTGGACATTGCCCGCCACGATCCTTTTTGCGCTGCGATACCGGGCTTCGCCCGCGGTCTTCGACACCGTTGCCACCGACGGGATCTTCCAGAAGCAATACCGCTCGCTCGCGCCCATGGGGCCCGACACCCTTTCCTTCGCGTCGCCACCCGCGGCGTATTTCGGGGACGGGTACGAGAAGACCGACCAGGGTGCCAGGATCACGCCGGGTCGCAGGATGCGGAGTCTCTTCGCACTTTATTGGCCGTGGGTGACCCACATCCATCTTTCCTTCGTCGCCGAAGGCCGCCCCGCGAACGTCACGTTGCGCACGGGAAGCTTCTTCCGCCGGTACGACCTCGGATCGGTCCACGTGGAGAAGACGACCGAGGTGGACTTGGCCGTGCCGAAGAACGCCTTCGATTCCGGCATCGACGAACTGCTCGTCGAGACGGACGCGCGGGTGACGTTGAAGTCCATTCGCTTCATCGACCAGGGCAAGCGCGACACGCGCGTCCGCGCCTTCTGA
- a CDS encoding macro domain-containing protein has product MPTTFLKGDILHEASEGTGPRALAFGADCDGTMDTGIAVAVRQRWPAFAEAYRAHCAGGKFQLGDVFAWRPEGESHLIVYAMGLQSAGAKPKISTFERAALAVVSRTEADGVQRVLLPRIGAGKNGLDWVRVKRILTEISRGKAANLVVYEQFVRQAPPTPTDG; this is encoded by the coding sequence GTGCCGACCACATTCTTGAAGGGTGACATCCTCCACGAGGCCTCCGAGGGGACGGGGCCGAGGGCTTTGGCCTTTGGCGCGGACTGCGACGGAACGATGGACACGGGCATCGCGGTCGCCGTTCGTCAGCGATGGCCGGCCTTCGCCGAGGCCTACCGGGCGCACTGCGCCGGCGGTAAGTTCCAGCTCGGTGATGTGTTTGCCTGGCGCCCTGAAGGAGAAAGCCATCTCATCGTCTATGCGATGGGCCTTCAGTCGGCGGGGGCCAAGCCGAAGATCTCCACCTTCGAACGCGCCGCACTCGCCGTCGTATCCCGCACCGAGGCCGATGGCGTGCAGAGGGTGCTCCTGCCCCGCATCGGCGCGGGCAAAAATGGACTGGACTGGGTTCGCGTCAAGCGGATCCTCACCGAGATCAGCCGTGGCAAGGCCGCGAATCTGGTGGTCTACGAGCAGTTCGTTCGCCAAGCACCGCCCACGCCCACCGACGGTTAG
- a CDS encoding glyoxalase/bleomycin resistance/extradiol dioxygenase family protein has product MTLSNYLFFTTTCEEALRFYAECGFGSITTLVRHGDNGMPVRTESMRGKIMHAQFTGPGVSFFASDNDDAEPMRGFAMMFVLNNRARTKFLFARLAEGGVITTPLGVQPWGDYYGKLTDKFGVQWMLNCTTET; this is encoded by the coding sequence ATGACCCTTTCGAATTATCTCTTCTTCACGACGACTTGCGAAGAAGCGCTTCGCTTCTACGCCGAGTGCGGGTTTGGAAGCATTACCACCCTCGTTCGCCACGGGGACAACGGAATGCCCGTGCGCACGGAATCGATGCGCGGGAAAATCATGCACGCGCAATTCACCGGTCCAGGGGTCAGCTTCTTCGCATCGGACAACGACGACGCGGAGCCGATGCGGGGCTTTGCCATGATGTTCGTGTTGAACAACAGGGCCCGAACCAAGTTTCTGTTCGCAAGGCTTGCCGAAGGCGGCGTGATCACGACGCCGCTCGGCGTACAGCCCTGGGGTGACTACTATGGTAAGCTCACCGACAAATTCGGTGTCCAATGGATGCTGAATTGCACCACGGAGACATGA
- a CDS encoding NIPSNAP family protein has translation MTEQEATVVLEIRTYRLRSGRGERFHQIFREQAVPLLRRYGITVVDFGPSLINEADEPGEGYFLMRAFPSLERREALEGAFYGSDEWRKGPRPEVLSLIENYHTTVITVPSAAVQALIR, from the coding sequence ATGACAGAGCAAGAGGCTACGGTCGTATTGGAGATTCGCACCTACCGGCTGCGCTCGGGCCGCGGGGAGAGGTTCCACCAGATTTTCCGCGAGCAGGCCGTGCCCTTGTTGCGCCGGTACGGCATCACGGTCGTCGATTTTGGACCATCGTTGATCAACGAGGCGGACGAGCCCGGCGAAGGGTACTTCCTGATGCGCGCCTTTCCCTCGCTCGAACGGCGGGAGGCCCTGGAGGGCGCCTTCTACGGCAGCGACGAATGGCGCAAGGGACCGCGCCCGGAGGTGCTATCGCTGATCGAGAATTACCACACGACGGTGATAACGGTGCCCTCCGCGGCCGTTCAGGCGCTGATCCGCTAG